From the Nodularia sphaerocarpa UHCC 0038 genome, the window TTCGGCAACTTTTACGGTGGGATTTCCCCTAAAATTCATGAAAAAAGCCCCCAGATGAGGGCTGGTCTAGTTATTCGCGTGGAGTGAATAACTAATAATTAATACTCACAGTAAGTACAGTAATCCGAACAAAATAATCCAAATTACATCAACAAAGTGCCAATAGATTTCTGCCGCTTCGATACCGAAGTGCTTTTCGTTACTGTAGTGACCGGGAACGCGCGATCGCCACAACACAGCCACAATAGCCAAAACGCCGATAGTAACGTGCAGACCGTGGAAGCCAGTTAAAACATAAAATGAACTAGCAAACAAATTGGTAGTCAGACCAAATTCCAGGTGAGCATATTCATAAACCTGACCCACCAAGAAACTGGCACCCATCAACGCCGTAATTGTCAACCAAATCTGCATACCCTTGGTATCATTTTTTTTGATAGCGGTATCAGCATTGTGCATCACAAAACTACTAGCAATCAAATTGATAGTATTAATTCCGGGTAGCAATAGTTCTAATTCTGGGGTTCCTTCTGGAGGCCATGCAGGTAAGGTAGCACGGAAAGCTAAATAAGCTCCGAACATCCCCAGAAAAAGCATTCCTTCAGCGATGAGAAATACCACTAGCCCAAACAGACGATGATCTGGATGTGCTTCGTGATGAGCATCTGCGGTTGCAGGATGATGATTTAGTTCAGTTTTCGCTGGGTCAATTATTTGACTTTGCATGAATCTTTAAAAATGTATTGTAACGAGTAGTCATTAGTCATTGGTCATTAGTCATTAGTCATTGGTGATTTCACTTTTGACTTTTGACTGTTGCTATCTAGCAATTCCCACGTGCGTGCAGTACACCCGCGCTGTCGCGCACCCTCCCCTTAGCAAGGAGAGGGTTGGGGAGGGTTAAACGCCAGACTCAATAGTTGGGTATGGTTCACCAGGTTCGATATTTAAAACCGCCTGAATATCTACTTTTTTCTCACTTACGCCATAGTCGTAAGGGCCAGTAGCTAATACCGGGAGTTGCTCAAAATTCTCAATGGCTGGTGGTGAAGTAGTCATCCATTCTAAGGTGAGTCCGCGCCAAGGATTATCACCAGCTTTTGGTCCATACCACCAACTCCAAACAGCATTGATGATAAAGGGTAATGTCGAAATCGCCAGAAGATATGATCCGTAGGTACAGATTTCATTCAATGAGGTGAATTTGGGGTCATATTGGGCAATTCTGCGGTTCATTCCCATCAGCCCTAGCTTGTGCATCGGTAAGAAGGTCATATTCAGACCGACAATGGTTAAAACAGCATGAACTTTACCCCAAAATTCGTTCATCATCCGTCCCGTCATTTTTGGGAACCAGTGGTAAATAGCGGCAAAAATTCCCAA encodes:
- a CDS encoding cytochrome c oxidase subunit 3 yields the protein MQSQIIDPAKTELNHHPATADAHHEAHPDHRLFGLVVFLIAEGMLFLGMFGAYLAFRATLPAWPPEGTPELELLLPGINTINLIASSFVMHNADTAIKKNDTKGMQIWLTITALMGASFLVGQVYEYAHLEFGLTTNLFASSFYVLTGFHGLHVTIGVLAIVAVLWRSRVPGHYSNEKHFGIEAAEIYWHFVDVIWIILFGLLYLL